In Rhodococcus sp. OK302, one genomic interval encodes:
- a CDS encoding acyl-CoA dehydrogenase family protein, translated as MLSRSVFTQDHDDVRSMVRDFVAQEIVPNHEKWEREGKVDPELFRRAGAAGLLGMALPVEYGGAGVDDFRYNAVLIEEIAYQGAFGSGLGLTLHNDLCIPYFNAYANDEQRARWMPGLASGQLIGAIAMTEPSGGSDLAAIRTRAVRDGDEYVINGSKIFISNGINATCLLVVVRTEQDDRYGGLTILVVEEGTPGFERGRSLEKIGLHSQDTAELFFDDARVPVRNRLGEEGQAWLQLMHNLPQERLSLAVSAVAQARAAFLDTCAYARSRKAFGKPIGTREHIKFVLAEIRTEIDIAQTFVDRCLADHSSGELSAVTAAEAKWWCTEMQVRVVDRCLQIHGGYGLMREQSVARAYVDSRAQTIYGGTTEIMKQIIAKDLDLDRAIDR; from the coding sequence ATGTTGAGTCGGTCGGTGTTCACTCAGGATCACGACGACGTCCGGTCCATGGTCCGGGACTTCGTTGCACAGGAGATAGTCCCCAATCACGAGAAATGGGAACGGGAAGGGAAGGTTGATCCTGAGCTCTTCCGGCGAGCCGGCGCCGCAGGCTTGCTAGGGATGGCACTTCCTGTCGAGTACGGCGGAGCCGGAGTGGATGATTTCCGCTACAACGCAGTACTCATCGAGGAGATCGCCTACCAAGGCGCGTTCGGTTCGGGTCTTGGACTGACCTTGCACAACGACCTGTGTATTCCGTATTTCAATGCGTACGCGAACGACGAGCAGCGAGCACGATGGATGCCTGGTCTGGCAAGCGGGCAACTGATCGGTGCGATCGCCATGACCGAACCGTCAGGAGGGTCGGATCTGGCGGCCATCCGGACCCGAGCGGTTCGCGACGGTGATGAGTACGTCATCAACGGTTCGAAGATTTTCATCAGCAACGGGATCAACGCGACCTGTCTGTTGGTTGTCGTTCGCACCGAGCAGGACGACCGATACGGAGGGCTGACGATTCTCGTGGTCGAGGAAGGAACTCCTGGCTTCGAACGCGGACGCTCGCTGGAAAAGATCGGTTTGCATTCGCAGGACACCGCTGAGCTGTTTTTCGACGACGCGCGGGTGCCGGTGCGGAACCGATTGGGTGAAGAAGGTCAAGCCTGGCTTCAGTTGATGCATAATCTCCCTCAAGAGCGGTTGTCTCTGGCAGTGTCAGCGGTCGCTCAGGCGCGTGCGGCGTTCTTGGATACGTGTGCATATGCCCGCAGTCGCAAGGCATTTGGGAAACCGATTGGGACACGCGAGCACATCAAATTTGTCCTGGCCGAAATTCGGACCGAGATCGACATTGCTCAGACCTTCGTGGATCGTTGTCTCGCCGACCATTCCTCGGGCGAACTGAGCGCGGTAACTGCTGCTGAAGCCAAATGGTGGTGTACCGAGATGCAAGTGCGCGTCGTGGACCGTTGCCTACAAATCCACGGAGGTTACGGCTTGATGCGGGAACAGTCGGTGGCACGGGCGTACGTCGACAGTCGTGCTCAGACCATCTACGGCGGAACCACCGAGATCATGAAGCAGATCATTGCCAAGGATCTCGACCTCGACCGGGCAATTGATCGGTAA
- a CDS encoding acyl-CoA synthetase has translation MPGLVTKVTDTIGAAGVMMRAGLIPFPRLDKGLKSIAAVDKYGPFAGPVHAHAENGLDAVAIIDERGPITYAELERQSNALVRAWQAEGITADSVMGAMCRNHRGLVLTMLAAAKNGTKLVLMNTGFARPQLVDVAAREMVVAFVYDDEFADIADALPTNVKKYRSSFDDTIAGRGTSAVPAPATNGGFVLLTSGTTGTPKGAPRGHTSPLASAQFLDRVPLRRGQTMMMAAPAFHGTGVSQFALALGLGQTVVMHRKFDPENTVKLVAQHKCDSLVVVPTMLQRIIDLGPDVLSKYDTSNLKIIFSAGASLSPDLCKRVTASFGYVLYNLYGSTEVAVATVATPEDLTIAPGTAGRAPVTCHVELFDEKNRKITTPHTIGRIFVASGLSFEGYTDGRDKERIGGLLSTGDVGHFDANGLLFVDGRDDDMIVSGGENVYPLEVENLLADRVDVLEAAVIGVEDADFGHRLRAFVVIAPGADKNSEELKAHVRSNLARYKVPRDIVFIDELPRNATGKLLRRVLIEMEIDEG, from the coding sequence ATGCCTGGATTGGTCACCAAAGTCACGGACACCATCGGCGCTGCGGGGGTCATGATGCGGGCCGGACTGATTCCGTTTCCACGCCTCGACAAGGGCTTGAAGTCCATTGCCGCAGTGGACAAGTACGGACCCTTTGCCGGACCGGTGCACGCGCACGCCGAGAACGGCCTCGATGCCGTGGCGATCATCGACGAACGCGGACCGATTACCTACGCAGAACTGGAACGGCAGAGTAACGCGCTGGTCCGGGCGTGGCAGGCCGAAGGCATCACCGCCGATTCGGTGATGGGCGCAATGTGCCGCAACCACCGCGGCCTGGTGCTCACGATGCTGGCAGCCGCCAAGAACGGCACCAAACTGGTACTGATGAACACCGGATTTGCCCGTCCCCAACTGGTCGACGTGGCTGCCCGGGAAATGGTCGTCGCGTTTGTCTACGACGACGAATTCGCCGACATCGCCGACGCGCTACCGACCAACGTGAAGAAATACCGCTCGTCCTTCGACGACACTATTGCCGGACGCGGCACTTCCGCGGTCCCCGCACCAGCAACGAACGGCGGATTTGTCCTTCTCACCAGCGGCACCACCGGCACACCCAAGGGAGCGCCCCGCGGCCATACCTCCCCGTTGGCGTCGGCGCAGTTCCTCGATCGCGTCCCGCTACGCCGCGGCCAGACCATGATGATGGCGGCACCGGCATTCCACGGCACCGGCGTCTCGCAGTTCGCGCTTGCGCTGGGTTTGGGCCAGACCGTGGTGATGCATCGGAAATTTGATCCCGAGAACACTGTCAAGCTTGTCGCGCAACATAAATGCGACAGCCTCGTCGTCGTTCCGACGATGTTGCAACGCATCATCGACCTCGGACCCGATGTGTTGTCGAAGTACGACACGTCGAATCTGAAGATCATCTTCTCGGCCGGTGCGTCGCTGTCCCCCGATCTGTGTAAGCGAGTGACTGCATCCTTCGGTTACGTGCTCTACAACCTGTACGGATCCACCGAGGTGGCCGTCGCCACCGTCGCTACGCCGGAGGATCTGACAATTGCACCCGGAACCGCCGGCCGTGCACCCGTCACGTGCCATGTCGAACTGTTCGACGAAAAGAACCGCAAGATCACGACGCCCCACACCATCGGACGGATCTTTGTCGCCAGCGGGTTGAGCTTCGAGGGTTACACCGACGGCCGAGACAAGGAACGCATCGGCGGCCTCCTCTCCACCGGCGACGTCGGGCACTTCGACGCCAACGGCTTGCTCTTCGTCGACGGCCGCGACGACGACATGATCGTCTCGGGAGGCGAGAACGTCTATCCACTCGAGGTCGAGAACCTACTCGCGGACCGCGTGGATGTGTTGGAAGCGGCAGTGATCGGGGTGGAGGACGCAGACTTCGGGCACCGTCTGCGCGCGTTTGTTGTCATCGCGCCCGGAGCGGACAAGAACTCCGAAGAGCTCAAAGCTCATGTCCGCTCCAACTTGGCGCGTTACAAGGTGCCCCGCGACATCGTCTTCATCGACGAACTCCCGCGCAATGCCACCGGAAAGCTGTTGCGCCGCGTACTGATCGAGATGGAGATCGACGAAGGCTGA
- a CDS encoding acyl-CoA dehydrogenase family protein, whose amino-acid sequence MINLELPRKLNASANQAHQVAAQIFRPISRKYDLAEHEYPVELDTMAAMVEGLSDSGGDIGGAAGGRADSGKTGNANGGNMSALLNSLETSWGDVGLMLSIPYQGLGNAAIAAVSTDEQLERFGKVWASMAITEPSFGSDSAAVTATAVLDGDEWVLNGEKIFVTAGERSTHIVVWASVDKSKGRAAIKSFVVPRDAPGLSVARLEHKLGIKASDTAVLLLQDCRIPADNILGSAEVNVEKGFAGVMQTFDNTRPLVAAMAVGVGRAALEELRSILTEAGVEISYDTPVYNQHAAAAEFIRLEADWEAAYLLSLRAAWMADNKKPNSLEASMSKAKAGRTGTDVTLKAVELAGTYGYSQRPLLEKWGRDSKILDIFEGTQQIQQLIIARRLLGKSSAQLK is encoded by the coding sequence ATGATCAATCTCGAACTTCCCCGGAAGCTCAATGCATCTGCGAACCAGGCACATCAGGTCGCGGCTCAGATCTTCCGGCCCATCTCACGTAAATACGATCTGGCCGAACATGAATACCCCGTCGAACTCGACACCATGGCTGCCATGGTCGAGGGCCTGTCCGACTCCGGCGGTGACATCGGCGGCGCTGCGGGTGGCCGCGCCGATTCCGGCAAGACCGGTAATGCCAACGGCGGCAACATGTCCGCTCTGCTCAACTCGCTCGAAACCTCCTGGGGCGACGTCGGCCTCATGCTCTCGATCCCCTATCAAGGTCTGGGCAACGCGGCCATCGCCGCTGTCTCCACCGACGAGCAGCTCGAACGCTTCGGCAAGGTGTGGGCGTCGATGGCTATCACGGAACCGAGTTTCGGTTCCGACTCGGCAGCCGTCACCGCCACTGCAGTTCTCGACGGCGACGAGTGGGTCCTCAACGGCGAGAAGATCTTTGTCACCGCCGGTGAGCGTTCCACCCACATCGTGGTGTGGGCGTCGGTCGACAAGTCGAAGGGCCGCGCGGCAATCAAGTCGTTTGTCGTCCCGCGTGACGCTCCAGGTCTGAGCGTCGCCCGTCTCGAGCACAAGCTGGGCATCAAGGCTTCCGACACCGCGGTGCTCCTGCTCCAGGACTGCCGCATCCCGGCCGACAACATCCTCGGCAGCGCAGAGGTCAACGTGGAGAAGGGCTTTGCCGGCGTCATGCAGACGTTCGACAACACCCGCCCCCTGGTTGCCGCCATGGCTGTGGGTGTCGGCCGCGCCGCACTCGAGGAGCTTCGTAGCATCCTCACCGAAGCCGGAGTCGAGATCTCTTACGACACACCGGTATACAACCAGCATGCTGCCGCCGCCGAGTTCATCCGTCTGGAAGCCGATTGGGAAGCCGCCTACCTGCTCTCCCTGCGCGCCGCCTGGATGGCCGACAACAAGAAGCCCAACTCGCTCGAAGCTTCCATGTCCAAGGCCAAGGCCGGTCGCACGGGCACCGACGTCACACTCAAGGCTGTCGAGTTGGCCGGCACGTACGGCTACTCACAGCGCCCGTTGCTCGAGAAGTGGGGCCGCGACTCCAAGATTCTCGACATCTTCGAGGGCACGCAGCAGATTCAGCAGCTCATCATTGCGCGACGTCTGCTCGGAAAGTCGTCTGCTCAACTGAAGTAG
- a CDS encoding acyl-CoA dehydrogenase family protein, whose product MIMTKQDSVAPSKSHATAQPRDTSAVGLNPIKRDAMGAAMRVLTKITGSEFADKFNLRQTIDRVTYESTKTGFKTLGAATRGFKKVAGNDAPKRLADNPTKNADYFDLTPDEDQKMIVETVRDFASEILRPAAHDADGAATAPADLSKRAAELGITLINVPEELDGAAADRGAVTNSLVAEALAHGDMGLALPILAPSGVAVALTQWGTDAQQKTYLPAFTGEQVPGAAVVVNEPRALFDPFALQTKAVRSPSGYKLNGVKSLVPAAATSELFIVAAELDGKPSFFIVESDTKGLIVEADPSMGLRAAGLGRLILTDVSVSESALLGDGDADQRKAEYADAIRLARLGWASMAVGTSQAVLDYVIPYVNEREAFGEPISHRQAVAFMVANIAIELDGMRLVTLRGASRAEQGLSFARESALARKLASEKGMQIGLDGVQLLGGHGFTKEHPVERWYRDLRAIGVAEGIVLI is encoded by the coding sequence GTGATCATGACCAAGCAAGACAGTGTGGCCCCAAGCAAGAGCCATGCCACGGCGCAGCCCCGCGACACGTCCGCCGTCGGACTGAACCCGATCAAACGGGACGCAATGGGCGCAGCCATGCGCGTGCTTACCAAGATCACCGGTTCGGAGTTCGCAGACAAGTTCAACCTGCGCCAGACAATCGATCGCGTGACGTACGAGAGCACCAAGACCGGCTTCAAGACCCTCGGTGCTGCCACTCGCGGCTTCAAGAAGGTAGCCGGCAACGACGCACCCAAGCGTCTGGCCGACAACCCCACCAAGAACGCCGACTACTTCGATCTGACCCCCGACGAAGATCAGAAGATGATCGTGGAAACGGTCCGCGACTTCGCGTCCGAGATTCTGCGTCCGGCAGCACACGACGCGGATGGTGCGGCCACTGCTCCCGCGGATCTCTCCAAGCGAGCTGCCGAACTCGGCATCACGCTGATCAACGTTCCGGAAGAACTCGACGGTGCAGCCGCCGACCGCGGCGCGGTAACCAACTCTCTTGTCGCCGAAGCACTTGCGCACGGAGATATGGGCCTCGCCCTGCCGATCCTCGCGCCCAGCGGTGTCGCAGTCGCCCTCACTCAGTGGGGCACGGACGCTCAGCAGAAGACGTACCTCCCCGCCTTCACCGGCGAGCAGGTGCCCGGTGCAGCAGTCGTCGTCAACGAGCCTCGCGCATTGTTCGATCCGTTTGCCCTGCAGACCAAGGCTGTTCGCTCCCCCAGTGGATACAAGCTCAACGGCGTCAAGAGCCTCGTACCCGCCGCAGCCACCTCCGAACTCTTCATCGTCGCCGCAGAACTCGACGGCAAGCCGTCGTTCTTCATCGTCGAATCCGACACCAAAGGCTTGATTGTCGAAGCCGATCCCAGCATGGGTCTGCGCGCTGCCGGCCTGGGCCGTTTGATCCTCACCGACGTCTCGGTTTCCGAGTCTGCACTTCTCGGCGACGGCGACGCTGATCAGCGCAAGGCCGAATACGCCGACGCAATTCGCCTGGCACGCTTGGGTTGGGCCTCGATGGCTGTCGGCACCAGCCAGGCCGTCCTGGACTACGTGATTCCGTACGTCAACGAGCGCGAAGCCTTCGGCGAGCCGATCAGCCACCGTCAGGCAGTTGCCTTCATGGTGGCCAACATCGCCATCGAATTGGACGGCATGCGCCTCGTCACGCTGCGCGGCGCCTCACGTGCCGAGCAGGGACTGTCCTTCGCTCGTGAATCCGCTCTCGCCCGGAAGTTGGCTTCCGAGAAGGGCATGCAGATCGGCCTCGACGGCGTACAACTCCTCGGTGGACACGGGTTCACCAAGGAGCACCCGGTCGAGCGCTGGTACCGCGATCTTCGTGCCATCGGCGTTGCCGAGGGCATCGTCCTTATCTGA
- a CDS encoding sensor histidine kinase yields the protein MPDRLQGLARYAPLVLVPCLLLASTYPGEYRVPASYWALSVAAALVFVAGRRWPIAASLAISALAVPMFGVDAWGLSELVPYLGAVAVVDVTMRTVRRELIAVSAAGWCAAVLAGIWFEPHESMWSVTTAVKVLAYVGLPLLLGLYFRSQRELAAQAEVHTRAAERSALARELHDLVAHHMASIVLRIGVAQHVLAPQDEAVQEVFADVRATASDALADIRRLLSALRDPSLGEVALVEPKAVASELEAAVQRVRAAGFDVDAAIDDDITGLDAIGRLTLLRVVQESLTNVMKHGDPTATVVVSVRRVGEVVDVRVVNSAVGPHHQPGHGLIGMAERVQLVGGSMTFGEQSDGKWEVHVKIPGSDS from the coding sequence ATGCCAGACCGACTCCAGGGATTAGCGCGATACGCGCCACTGGTGTTGGTGCCGTGCCTACTGCTCGCCAGCACGTATCCGGGGGAGTACCGAGTCCCGGCCTCGTACTGGGCGCTCTCGGTGGCTGCGGCGCTGGTGTTCGTGGCAGGGCGCCGTTGGCCGATAGCAGCGTCGCTCGCCATCTCTGCTCTGGCTGTTCCCATGTTCGGGGTCGACGCGTGGGGTTTGTCGGAACTTGTCCCGTATCTGGGCGCGGTCGCAGTCGTGGACGTCACCATGCGGACTGTGCGGCGCGAACTGATCGCGGTTTCTGCGGCGGGATGGTGCGCCGCTGTGCTGGCGGGTATCTGGTTCGAACCGCACGAGAGTATGTGGTCGGTGACGACGGCGGTGAAAGTGCTTGCGTACGTGGGATTACCATTGCTGCTGGGGCTGTATTTCCGTTCGCAGCGCGAGTTGGCGGCCCAAGCCGAAGTGCATACCCGCGCAGCCGAGCGAAGTGCTCTCGCGCGAGAACTACACGACCTCGTCGCTCACCATATGGCGTCGATAGTCCTGAGAATTGGTGTCGCTCAACATGTATTGGCACCCCAGGATGAAGCAGTGCAAGAGGTGTTCGCCGACGTGCGAGCGACAGCGTCCGACGCCCTGGCTGATATTCGACGTTTGCTGAGCGCACTGCGCGATCCCTCGCTGGGTGAAGTTGCACTGGTGGAACCGAAGGCTGTCGCTTCGGAACTCGAGGCGGCAGTGCAACGAGTGCGGGCAGCAGGATTCGACGTCGACGCGGCCATCGACGACGACATCACCGGACTCGACGCCATCGGCAGATTGACGCTGCTTCGTGTTGTTCAGGAATCGCTCACGAATGTCATGAAGCATGGTGACCCGACGGCCACCGTTGTGGTGTCGGTACGCCGAGTGGGAGAGGTTGTTGATGTGCGCGTAGTCAACTCGGCTGTGGGGCCGCATCATCAGCCGGGACACGGATTGATCGGTATGGCAGAACGCGTGCAGTTGGTAGGTGGTTCGATGACCTTCGGCGAACAAAGCGACGGGAAATGGGAAGTACACGTGAAGATCCCCGGGAGCGACTCGTGA
- a CDS encoding response regulator, whose product MIGVLIVDDQRLVRAGLRMLCESADGIEVVGEASNGVEAIALAAEFDPDVILMDLRMPGLDGIGATQQIVKSGRGARILVLTTFDDDDHLYPALAAGASGFLVKDTEPSELLDGIRRTAEGEMVFSPELLRRVVDRAVLGGQAESTVVETVPLTDREAQVLALVAEGKSNQEIADALHLGVTTVKTHVANLMSKTGCDNRVRLAVHYLQRGQ is encoded by the coding sequence GTGATCGGAGTCTTGATCGTCGACGACCAGCGCTTGGTTCGCGCCGGTCTACGGATGCTGTGTGAATCTGCCGACGGCATCGAGGTGGTCGGGGAAGCATCGAACGGAGTGGAAGCGATTGCGCTGGCCGCTGAGTTCGATCCGGATGTCATTCTGATGGACCTGCGTATGCCCGGACTCGACGGAATCGGTGCGACGCAGCAGATCGTGAAGTCGGGCCGCGGTGCCAGAATCCTCGTGCTGACCACATTCGACGACGACGATCACCTGTATCCGGCGCTCGCGGCCGGGGCGTCGGGATTTCTCGTGAAAGACACAGAACCGTCCGAACTGTTGGACGGTATCCGCCGAACCGCGGAGGGTGAGATGGTGTTCTCGCCCGAGTTACTGCGTCGTGTCGTGGATCGCGCGGTACTCGGCGGGCAGGCTGAATCCACTGTGGTGGAAACAGTTCCGCTCACCGACCGCGAAGCGCAGGTTCTCGCGTTGGTCGCCGAAGGCAAAAGTAATCAGGAAATCGCGGATGCACTTCACCTCGGGGTGACGACGGTGAAGACGCACGTGGCGAACCTGATGTCGAAGACGGGTTGCGACAATCGGGTTCGCCTCGCGGTCCACTACCTGCAGCGAGGTCAGTAA
- a CDS encoding multicopper oxidase family protein: MNRISRRTILWSFAAAPLGLALGCSTGTTVGPKSRGTEAGTSRPLPIPPLAPSTVDSAGVRHFALSAGAGTTEIVAGTLTETWGFNGSVLGPTIRAKRGESVTFTVDNTLDEPTTVHWHGMHLPAKFDGGPHQTIEAGGRWEPEWIIDQPASTLWYHPHPHGSTERHVMRGLAGLFLIDDAETESLDIPKTYGVDDVPIVIQDRRFTATGAFDESDPTDVGLLGDTIVTNGISDAYLDVTTGTIRLRLLNGSSGRLYNLGFPDDRAFDLIATDGGLLESPISVKRIQLSPGERAEIVVRVDPGTTPTLTSFPIEDGGGVNRSDAAGYGMSDRFDIVQLRGTGTRISRSELPEKLATISRIDPTAASVHREFDLQWFMINNQRMDMNRIDFEAEVGSTEVWTVTNKDNWPHNFHVHDVQFEVLDVDGRTPPPHLRGLKDTVYTPPGSRIRLALKWSEYSDPTFPYMFHCHLLMHEDQGMMGQFLVLEPGQKATPMQMDMPMDMPGH; encoded by the coding sequence ATGAACCGGATTTCCAGACGCACAATCCTGTGGAGCTTTGCAGCCGCACCGCTCGGACTCGCGCTGGGTTGCAGTACCGGCACAACTGTCGGTCCGAAATCGCGAGGTACGGAAGCGGGCACATCACGTCCCCTCCCCATCCCACCGCTGGCACCGTCAACCGTCGACAGCGCGGGCGTGCGTCACTTCGCTCTCAGCGCAGGCGCGGGGACCACAGAAATTGTCGCCGGAACGCTCACGGAGACCTGGGGATTCAACGGCTCGGTCCTGGGACCGACCATCCGAGCGAAACGCGGAGAGTCGGTGACATTCACCGTCGACAACACACTCGACGAGCCAACGACCGTCCACTGGCACGGCATGCACCTCCCCGCCAAGTTCGACGGCGGACCACACCAGACCATCGAGGCGGGTGGACGCTGGGAGCCTGAGTGGATAATCGATCAGCCGGCGTCGACGCTCTGGTACCACCCACACCCGCACGGTTCTACCGAACGGCACGTCATGCGAGGCTTGGCGGGTCTGTTCCTGATCGACGACGCCGAGACCGAATCCCTCGACATCCCGAAAACCTATGGAGTCGATGATGTTCCGATCGTCATTCAAGATCGACGATTCACCGCTACCGGTGCCTTCGACGAATCCGACCCGACGGACGTCGGACTGCTCGGCGACACCATAGTCACCAACGGAATCTCCGACGCCTACCTCGACGTCACCACGGGCACAATACGATTGAGATTGTTGAACGGTTCGTCGGGACGCCTCTACAACCTCGGATTCCCCGACGACCGGGCATTCGATCTGATCGCCACCGACGGCGGTTTGCTCGAATCTCCCATCAGTGTGAAGCGAATTCAGCTCAGCCCCGGTGAGCGTGCCGAGATCGTAGTTCGTGTCGATCCTGGTACCACGCCAACTCTGACGTCGTTCCCGATCGAGGACGGCGGTGGAGTGAATCGTTCTGACGCAGCCGGTTACGGGATGAGTGATCGTTTCGACATTGTCCAACTGCGTGGAACCGGTACCCGGATTTCACGTTCGGAACTACCGGAAAAACTGGCGACGATTTCGCGAATCGATCCGACTGCAGCAAGCGTTCACCGAGAGTTCGATCTCCAGTGGTTCATGATCAACAACCAACGAATGGATATGAACCGCATCGATTTCGAGGCAGAAGTCGGTTCCACCGAAGTGTGGACTGTCACTAACAAGGACAACTGGCCGCACAACTTTCACGTTCACGACGTGCAGTTCGAAGTCCTCGACGTGGACGGCCGCACTCCCCCGCCGCACCTACGCGGACTCAAGGACACCGTCTACACACCGCCGGGAAGTCGAATCCGCCTGGCCTTGAAGTGGTCCGAGTACAGCGATCCGACGTTTCCTTACATGTTCCACTGCCACCTATTGATGCACGAGGACCAGGGAATGATGGGACAGTTCCTCGTCCTCGAACCGGGACAGAAAGCCACACCGATGCAGATGGACATGCCGATGGACATGCCGGGCCACTGA
- the hisN gene encoding histidinol-phosphatase, with protein sequence MTDLASDLALALRIADEADAITRARFGALDLRVDDKPDLTPVSDADLAVERAVRTTLAEQRPGDSVLGEEFGGDAIFEGRQWVVDPIDGTKNFVRNVPVWATLISLLEDGVPVVGVVSAPALNRRWWAATGLGAFTSHDDADARRIQVSAVDRSESSSLSFSSLSGWKDRGIRDQFIELTDHVWRVRGYGDFFSYCLVAEGAVDIAAEPEVSLWDLAALDVLVREAGGVFTDLDGGAGPHGGSAVATNGLLHEDVLARLR encoded by the coding sequence GTGACCGATCTTGCTTCCGACCTTGCTCTGGCCCTCCGTATCGCGGACGAGGCTGATGCGATCACTCGCGCCCGCTTCGGCGCACTCGACCTTCGGGTGGACGACAAGCCCGACCTCACGCCGGTATCCGACGCCGACCTCGCCGTCGAGCGGGCCGTGCGCACAACTCTTGCGGAACAACGGCCGGGCGACTCCGTCCTCGGTGAAGAGTTCGGCGGCGACGCGATCTTCGAAGGTCGGCAGTGGGTGGTCGACCCGATCGACGGCACCAAGAACTTCGTGCGCAACGTCCCGGTCTGGGCAACCCTGATCAGTTTGCTCGAGGACGGCGTACCGGTCGTGGGCGTCGTCAGCGCACCGGCACTGAACCGGCGCTGGTGGGCAGCAACAGGTTTGGGCGCATTCACGTCACATGACGACGCCGATGCTCGCCGCATCCAGGTCTCTGCCGTCGACCGCAGCGAATCTTCGAGCCTGAGCTTTTCGAGCCTGTCCGGATGGAAGGACCGCGGCATCCGCGACCAGTTCATCGAACTCACCGACCACGTCTGGCGAGTGCGCGGCTACGGCGACTTCTTCTCCTACTGCCTCGTTGCGGAAGGCGCAGTGGACATCGCTGCCGAACCCGAAGTCTCACTCTGGGATCTCGCCGCCCTGGACGTACTGGTTCGCGAAGCCGGTGGCGTGTTCACCGACTTGGACGGCGGCGCCGGCCCACACGGTGGCAGTGCCGTCGCGACCAACGGTTTGCTGCACGAGGATGTGCTGGCGCGCCTGCGGTAG
- a CDS encoding beta-class carbonic anhydrase — protein MTVTDEYLQNNAAYAEQFSGPLPLPPSKHVAVLACMDARLDVFRMLGIKEGESHVIRNAGGVVTDDEIRSLAISQRLLGTTEIILIHHTDCGMLTFTDDAFKRSIQDETGIKPNWSAESFPDVEEDVRQSLRRIESSPFITATTSLRGFVFDVATGKLNEATPG, from the coding sequence ATGACCGTCACCGATGAATACCTACAGAACAATGCCGCCTATGCGGAGCAATTCTCCGGGCCACTCCCCCTACCACCCAGCAAGCACGTCGCAGTTCTGGCCTGCATGGATGCCCGCCTCGACGTGTTTCGAATGCTCGGCATCAAAGAAGGCGAATCACACGTCATCCGCAACGCGGGCGGTGTGGTCACCGACGACGAGATCCGTTCGCTGGCGATCAGCCAACGACTCCTCGGTACCACTGAGATCATTCTCATCCACCACACGGACTGCGGGATGCTGACATTCACCGACGACGCCTTCAAACGTTCCATCCAGGACGAAACCGGAATCAAGCCGAATTGGTCCGCCGAGTCCTTCCCCGATGTGGAAGAAGATGTCCGTCAATCTCTGCGACGCATCGAGAGCAGTCCGTTCATCACCGCGACGACCTCACTTCGAGGTTTTGTCTTCGACGTCGCAACCGGAAAGCTGAACGAAGCCACACCTGGCTGA